The proteins below are encoded in one region of Homo sapiens chromosome 8, GRCh38.p14 Primary Assembly:
- the SLC45A4 gene encoding solute carrier family 45 member 4 isoform X12 — translation MRPLTCNSFTESLPEQYYSLTWFLSPILGLIFTPLIGSASDRCTLSWGRRRPFILALCVGVLFGVALFLNGSAIGLALGDVPNRQPIGIVLTVLGVVVLDFSADATEGPIRAYLLDVVDSEEQDMALNIHAFSAGLGGAIGYVLGGLDWTQTFLGSWFRTQNQVLFFFAAIIFTVSVALHLFSIDEEQYSPQQERSAEEPGALDGGEPHGVPAFPDEVQSEHELALDYPDVDIMRSKSDSALHVPDTALDLEPELLFLHDIEPSIFHDASYPATPRSTSQELAKTKLPRLATFLKEAAKEDETLLDNHLNEAKVPNGSGSPTKDALGGYTRVDTKPSATSSSMRRRRHAFRRQASSTFSYYGKLGSHCYRYRRANAVVLIKPSRSMSDLYDMQKRQRQHRHRNQSGATTSSGDTESEEGEGETTVRLLWLSMLKMPRELMRLCLCHLLTWFSVIAEAVFYTDFMGQVIFEGDPKAPSNSTAWQAYNAGVKMGCWGLVIYAATGAICSALLQKYLDNYDLSVRVIYVLGTLGFSVGTAVMAMFPNVYVAMVTISTMGIVSMSISYCPYALLGQYHDIKQYIHHSPGNSKRGFGIDCAILSCQVYISQILVASALGGVVDAVGTVRVIPMVASVGSFLGFLTATFLVIYPNVSEEAKEEQKGLSSPLAGEGRAGGNSEKPTVLKLTRKEGLQGPVETESVV, via the exons ATGCGGCCTCTGACATGTAATTCATTTACCGAGA GCCTTCCGGAGCAGTACTACAGCCTCACCTGGTTCCTGAGCCCCATCCTTGGCCTCATCTTCACACCTCTCATTGGGTCTGCGAGTGACCGGTGCACCCTGAGCTGGGGCCGCCGGCGGCCCTTCATCCTCGCCCTCTGCGTTGGCGTCCTCTTTGGCGTTGCACTTTTCCTTAACGGCTCTGCCATCG GTCTGGCCCTCGGCGATGTCCCCAACCGGCAGCCCATTGGCATCGTGCTCACGGTGCTGGGAGTGGTGGTCCTGGACTTCAGCGCCGATGCCACCGAGGGGCCCATCCGTGCCTATCTGCTGGACGTGGTGGACAGCGAGGAGCAGGACATGGCCCTCAACATCCACGCCTTCTCTGCCG GCCTCGGCGGAGCCATCGGCTACGTGCTGGGTGGGCTGGACTGGACCCAGACCTTCCTGGGCAGCTGGTTCCGGACCCAGAACCAGGTGCTCTTCTTCTTTGCCGCCATCATCTTCACGGTGTCCGTGGCCCTGCACCTGTTCAGCATCGACGAGGAGCAGTACAGCCCGCAGCAGGAGCGCAGCGCTGAGGAGCCCGGCGCCCTGGATGGGGGCGAGCCGCACGGCGTCCCTGCCTTCCCAGACGAGGTACAGTCGGAGCACGAGCTGGCCCTGGACTACCCGGACGTGGACATCATGCGCAGCAAAAGCGACTCGGCATTGCACGTGCCGGACACCGCGCTGGACCTGGAGCCCGAGCTGCTGTTCCTGCACGACATCGAGCCCTCCATCTTCCACGACGCCTCCTACCCCGCCACCCCCCGCAGCACCAGCCAGGAGCTCGCCAAGACCAAGCTGCCCCGCCTGGCCACCTTCCTCAAGGAAGCCGCCAAGGAGGACGAGACCTTGCTGGATAATCACTTGAATGAAGCTAAAGTCCCAAACGGAAGTGGCTCCCCCACAAAAGACGCCCTCGGCGGCTACACCAGGGTGGACACGAAGCCCTCGGCCACGTCGAGCTCCATGCGGCGGCGGCGGCACGCGTTCCGCAGGCAGGCCTCCAGCACCTTCTCCTACTACGGCAAGCTTGGGTCCCACTGCTACCGCTACCGGCGCGCCAACGCCGTGGTGCTGATCAAGCCGTCGCGCAGCATGAGCGACCTGTACGACATGCAGAAGCGGCAGCGGCAGCACCGGCACCGGAACCAGAGCGGGGCCACCACCTCCAGCGGGGACACCGAGAGTGAGGAGGGGGAGGGCGAGACCACGGTGCGCCTGCTGTGGCTCTCCATGCTGAAGATGCCCAGGGAGCTGATGCGGCTGTGCCTCTGCCACCTCCTCACCTGGTTCTCTGTCATCGCCGAGGCCGTGTTCTACACCGACTTCATGGGCCAGGTCATCTTCGAAGGCGACCCCAAG GCCCCCTCGAACTCGACCGCCTGGCAAGCCTACAACGCCGGGGTCAAGATGGGCTGCTGGGGCCTGGTCATTTATGCCGCCACTGGTGCTATTTGTTCAG CCCTGTTACAGAAGTACTTGGACAACTACGACCTGAGCGTCAGGGTGATCTACGTGCTGGGGACGCTGGGCTTCTCTGTCGGCACAGCCGTGATGGCCATGTTTCCCAACGTCTACGTCGCCATGGTCACCATCAGCACCATGGGCATCGTCTCCATGAGCATCTCCTACTGCCCGTACGCCCTGCTGGGCCAGTACCATGACATCAAGCAG TACATCCACCACAGCCCCGGGAACTCCAAGCGAGGGTTTGGCATAGATTGTGCCATCCTGTCCTGCCAAGTGTACATCTCGCAGATCCTGGTGGCCTCTGCCCTTGGGGGCGTGGTCGACGCCGTGGGGACTGTCCGCGTCATCCCCATGGTGGCCTCTGTGGGCTCTTTCCTGGGCTTCCTGACGGCCACATTCCTGGTGATCTATCCCAACGTGTcagaggaggccaaggaggagcaGAAAGGCCTGTCTTCCCCGTTGGCCGGCGAAGGCAGGGCCGGTGGGAACAGCGAAAAGCCCACCGTGCTGAAGCTCACGCGGAAGGAGGGCCTGCAGGGACCGGTGGAGACAGAGTCCGTGGTCTGA
- the SLC45A4 gene encoding solute carrier family 45 member 4 isoform X8, with protein sequence MRHYLLASKGLPEQYYSLTWFLSPILGLIFTPLIGSASDRCTLSWGRRRPFILALCVGVLFGVALFLNGSAIGLALGDVPNRQPIGIVLTVLGVVVLDFSADATEGPIRAYLLDVVDSEEQDMALNIHAFSAGLGGAIGYVLGGLDWTQTFLGSWFRTQNQVLFFFAAIIFTVSVALHLFSIDEEQYSPQQERSAEEPGALDGGEPHGVPAFPDEVQSEHELALDYPDVDIMRSKSDSALHVPDTALDLEPELLFLHDIEPSIFHDASYPATPRSTSQELAKTKLPRLATFLKEAAKEDETLLDNHLNEAKVPNGSGSPTKDALGGYTRVDTKPSATSSSMRRRRHAFRRQASSTFSYYGKLGSHCYRYRRANAVVLIKPSRSMSDLYDMQKRQRQHRHRNQSGATTSSGDTESEEGEGETTVRLLWLSMLKMPRELMRLCLCHLLTWFSVIAEAVFYTDFMGQVIFEGDPKAPSNSTAWQAYNAGVKMGCWGLVIYAATGAICSALLQKYLDNYDLSVRVIYVLGTLGFSVGTAVMAMFPNVYVAMVTISTMGIVSMSISYCPYALLGQYHDIKQAQSHFPEGEAPAPCFPLGWEESHPVHPPQPRELQARVWHRLCHPVLPSVHLADPGGLCPWGRGRRRGDCPRHPHGGLCGLFPGLPDGHIPGDLSQRVRGGQGGAERPVFPVGRRRQGRWEQRKAHRAEAHAEGGPAGTGGDRVRGLSRTPVYTHSSGRVGGRAGGGARPWAGAETPRNPADAVADPAVRARAPPPP encoded by the exons GCCTTCCGGAGCAGTACTACAGCCTCACCTGGTTCCTGAGCCCCATCCTTGGCCTCATCTTCACACCTCTCATTGGGTCTGCGAGTGACCGGTGCACCCTGAGCTGGGGCCGCCGGCGGCCCTTCATCCTCGCCCTCTGCGTTGGCGTCCTCTTTGGCGTTGCACTTTTCCTTAACGGCTCTGCCATCG GTCTGGCCCTCGGCGATGTCCCCAACCGGCAGCCCATTGGCATCGTGCTCACGGTGCTGGGAGTGGTGGTCCTGGACTTCAGCGCCGATGCCACCGAGGGGCCCATCCGTGCCTATCTGCTGGACGTGGTGGACAGCGAGGAGCAGGACATGGCCCTCAACATCCACGCCTTCTCTGCCG GCCTCGGCGGAGCCATCGGCTACGTGCTGGGTGGGCTGGACTGGACCCAGACCTTCCTGGGCAGCTGGTTCCGGACCCAGAACCAGGTGCTCTTCTTCTTTGCCGCCATCATCTTCACGGTGTCCGTGGCCCTGCACCTGTTCAGCATCGACGAGGAGCAGTACAGCCCGCAGCAGGAGCGCAGCGCTGAGGAGCCCGGCGCCCTGGATGGGGGCGAGCCGCACGGCGTCCCTGCCTTCCCAGACGAGGTACAGTCGGAGCACGAGCTGGCCCTGGACTACCCGGACGTGGACATCATGCGCAGCAAAAGCGACTCGGCATTGCACGTGCCGGACACCGCGCTGGACCTGGAGCCCGAGCTGCTGTTCCTGCACGACATCGAGCCCTCCATCTTCCACGACGCCTCCTACCCCGCCACCCCCCGCAGCACCAGCCAGGAGCTCGCCAAGACCAAGCTGCCCCGCCTGGCCACCTTCCTCAAGGAAGCCGCCAAGGAGGACGAGACCTTGCTGGATAATCACTTGAATGAAGCTAAAGTCCCAAACGGAAGTGGCTCCCCCACAAAAGACGCCCTCGGCGGCTACACCAGGGTGGACACGAAGCCCTCGGCCACGTCGAGCTCCATGCGGCGGCGGCGGCACGCGTTCCGCAGGCAGGCCTCCAGCACCTTCTCCTACTACGGCAAGCTTGGGTCCCACTGCTACCGCTACCGGCGCGCCAACGCCGTGGTGCTGATCAAGCCGTCGCGCAGCATGAGCGACCTGTACGACATGCAGAAGCGGCAGCGGCAGCACCGGCACCGGAACCAGAGCGGGGCCACCACCTCCAGCGGGGACACCGAGAGTGAGGAGGGGGAGGGCGAGACCACGGTGCGCCTGCTGTGGCTCTCCATGCTGAAGATGCCCAGGGAGCTGATGCGGCTGTGCCTCTGCCACCTCCTCACCTGGTTCTCTGTCATCGCCGAGGCCGTGTTCTACACCGACTTCATGGGCCAGGTCATCTTCGAAGGCGACCCCAAG GCCCCCTCGAACTCGACCGCCTGGCAAGCCTACAACGCCGGGGTCAAGATGGGCTGCTGGGGCCTGGTCATTTATGCCGCCACTGGTGCTATTTGTTCAG CCCTGTTACAGAAGTACTTGGACAACTACGACCTGAGCGTCAGGGTGATCTACGTGCTGGGGACGCTGGGCTTCTCTGTCGGCACAGCCGTGATGGCCATGTTTCCCAACGTCTACGTCGCCATGGTCACCATCAGCACCATGGGCATCGTCTCCATGAGCATCTCCTACTGCCCGTACGCCCTGCTGGGCCAGTACCATGACATCAAGCAG GCCCAGTCACATTTCCCTGAGGGGGAAGCTCCAGCCCCGTGTTTTCCACTTGGATGGGAGGAAAGCCACCCAG TACATCCACCACAGCCCCGGGAACTCCAAGCGAGGGTTTGGCATAGATTGTGCCATCCTGTCCTGCCAAGTGTACATCTCGCAGATCCTGGTGGCCTCTGCCCTTGGGGGCGTGGTCGACGCCGTGGGGACTGTCCGCGTCATCCCCATGGTGGCCTCTGTGGGCTCTTTCCTGGGCTTCCTGACGGCCACATTCCTGGTGATCTATCCCAACGTGTcagaggaggccaaggaggagcaGAAAGGCCTGTCTTCCCCGTTGGCCGGCGAAGGCAGGGCCGGTGGGAACAGCGAAAAGCCCACCGTGCTGAAGCTCACGCGGAAGGAGGGCCTGCAGGGACCGGTGGAGACAGAGTCCGTGGTCTGAGCCGCACTCCCGTTTACACACATTCCAGTGGGCGGgtgggcgggcgggcgggcggcgggGCCAGGCCATGGGCGGGAGCAGAGACACCGCGGAACCCTGCAGATGCTGTGGCCGACCCGGCAGTGCGGGCCAGAGCCCCTCCGCCCCCATAG
- the SLC45A4 gene encoding solute carrier family 45 member 4 isoform 3 (isoform 3 is encoded by transcript variant 3): MGKASPASGLSRPKTLVSPLRSNQWSLQKGLPEQYYSLTWFLSPILGLIFTPLIGSASDRCTLSWGRRRPFILALCVGVLFGVALFLNGSAIGLALGDVPNRQPIGIVLTVLGVVVLDFSADATEGPIRAYLLDVVDSEEQDMALNIHAFSAGLGGAIGYVLGGLDWTQTFLGSWFRTQNQVLFFFAAIIFTVSVALHLFSIDEEQYSPQQERSAEEPGALDGGEPHGVPAFPDEVQSEHELALDYPDVDIMRSKSDSALHVPDTALDLEPELLFLHDIEPSIFHDASYPATPRSTSQELAKTKLPRLATFLKEAAKEDETLLDNHLNEAKVPNGSGSPTKDALGGYTRVDTKPSATSSSMRRRRHAFRRQASSTFSYYGKLGSHCYRYRRANAVVLIKPSRSMSDLYDMQKRQRQHRHRNQSGATTSSGDTESEEGEGETTVRLLWLSMLKMPRELMRLCLCHLLTWFSVIAEAVFYTDFMGQVIFEGDPKAPSNSTAWQAYNAGVKMGCWGLVIYAATGAICSALLQKYLDNYDLSVRVIYVLGTLGFSVGTAVMAMFPNVYVAMVTISTMGIVSMSISYCPYALLGQYHDIKQYIHHSPGNSKRGFGIDCAILSCQVYISQILVASALGGVVDAVGTVRVIPMVASVGSFLGFLTATFLVIYPNVSEEAKEEQKGLSSPLAGEGRAGGNSEKPTVLKLTRKEGLQGPVETESVV; the protein is encoded by the exons ATGGGGAAAGCAAGCCCAGCCTCAGGGCTGTCCCGTCCAAAGACCCTTGTGAGTCCACTGAGGTCAAATCAATGGAGTCTTCAGAAAG GCCTTCCGGAGCAGTACTACAGCCTCACCTGGTTCCTGAGCCCCATCCTTGGCCTCATCTTCACACCTCTCATTGGGTCTGCGAGTGACCGGTGCACCCTGAGCTGGGGCCGCCGGCGGCCCTTCATCCTCGCCCTCTGCGTTGGCGTCCTCTTTGGCGTTGCACTTTTCCTTAACGGCTCTGCCATCG GTCTGGCCCTCGGCGATGTCCCCAACCGGCAGCCCATTGGCATCGTGCTCACGGTGCTGGGAGTGGTGGTCCTGGACTTCAGCGCCGATGCCACCGAGGGGCCCATCCGTGCCTATCTGCTGGACGTGGTGGACAGCGAGGAGCAGGACATGGCCCTCAACATCCACGCCTTCTCTGCCG GCCTCGGCGGAGCCATCGGCTACGTGCTGGGTGGGCTGGACTGGACCCAGACCTTCCTGGGCAGCTGGTTCCGGACCCAGAACCAGGTGCTCTTCTTCTTTGCCGCCATCATCTTCACGGTGTCCGTGGCCCTGCACCTGTTCAGCATCGACGAGGAGCAGTACAGCCCGCAGCAGGAGCGCAGCGCTGAGGAGCCCGGCGCCCTGGATGGGGGCGAGCCGCACGGCGTCCCTGCCTTCCCAGACGAGGTACAGTCGGAGCACGAGCTGGCCCTGGACTACCCGGACGTGGACATCATGCGCAGCAAAAGCGACTCGGCATTGCACGTGCCGGACACCGCGCTGGACCTGGAGCCCGAGCTGCTGTTCCTGCACGACATCGAGCCCTCCATCTTCCACGACGCCTCCTACCCCGCCACCCCCCGCAGCACCAGCCAGGAGCTCGCCAAGACCAAGCTGCCCCGCCTGGCCACCTTCCTCAAGGAAGCCGCCAAGGAGGACGAGACCTTGCTGGATAATCACTTGAATGAAGCTAAAGTCCCAAACGGAAGTGGCTCCCCCACAAAAGACGCCCTCGGCGGCTACACCAGGGTGGACACGAAGCCCTCGGCCACGTCGAGCTCCATGCGGCGGCGGCGGCACGCGTTCCGCAGGCAGGCCTCCAGCACCTTCTCCTACTACGGCAAGCTTGGGTCCCACTGCTACCGCTACCGGCGCGCCAACGCCGTGGTGCTGATCAAGCCGTCGCGCAGCATGAGCGACCTGTACGACATGCAGAAGCGGCAGCGGCAGCACCGGCACCGGAACCAGAGCGGGGCCACCACCTCCAGCGGGGACACCGAGAGTGAGGAGGGGGAGGGCGAGACCACGGTGCGCCTGCTGTGGCTCTCCATGCTGAAGATGCCCAGGGAGCTGATGCGGCTGTGCCTCTGCCACCTCCTCACCTGGTTCTCTGTCATCGCCGAGGCCGTGTTCTACACCGACTTCATGGGCCAGGTCATCTTCGAAGGCGACCCCAAG GCCCCCTCGAACTCGACCGCCTGGCAAGCCTACAACGCCGGGGTCAAGATGGGCTGCTGGGGCCTGGTCATTTATGCCGCCACTGGTGCTATTTGTTCAG CCCTGTTACAGAAGTACTTGGACAACTACGACCTGAGCGTCAGGGTGATCTACGTGCTGGGGACGCTGGGCTTCTCTGTCGGCACAGCCGTGATGGCCATGTTTCCCAACGTCTACGTCGCCATGGTCACCATCAGCACCATGGGCATCGTCTCCATGAGCATCTCCTACTGCCCGTACGCCCTGCTGGGCCAGTACCATGACATCAAGCAG TACATCCACCACAGCCCCGGGAACTCCAAGCGAGGGTTTGGCATAGATTGTGCCATCCTGTCCTGCCAAGTGTACATCTCGCAGATCCTGGTGGCCTCTGCCCTTGGGGGCGTGGTCGACGCCGTGGGGACTGTCCGCGTCATCCCCATGGTGGCCTCTGTGGGCTCTTTCCTGGGCTTCCTGACGGCCACATTCCTGGTGATCTATCCCAACGTGTcagaggaggccaaggaggagcaGAAAGGCCTGTCTTCCCCGTTGGCCGGCGAAGGCAGGGCCGGTGGGAACAGCGAAAAGCCCACCGTGCTGAAGCTCACGCGGAAGGAGGGCCTGCAGGGACCGGTGGAGACAGAGTCCGTGGTCTGA
- the SLC45A4 gene encoding solute carrier family 45 member 4 isoform X14, which produces MALNIHAFSAGLGGAIGYVLGGLDWTQTFLGSWFRTQNQVLFFFAAIIFTVSVALHLFSIDEEQYSPQQERSAEEPGALDGGEPHGVPAFPDEVQSEHELALDYPDVDIMRSKSDSALHVPDTALDLEPELLFLHDIEPSIFHDASYPATPRSTSQELAKTKLPRLATFLKEAAKEDETLLDNHLNEAKVPNGSGSPTKDALGGYTRVDTKPSATSSSMRRRRHAFRRQASSTFSYYGKLGSHCYRYRRANAVVLIKPSRSMSDLYDMQKRQRQHRHRNQSGATTSSGDTESEEGEGETTVRLLWLSMLKMPRELMRLCLCHLLTWFSVIAEAVFYTDFMGQVIFEGDPKAPSNSTAWQAYNAGVKMGCWGLVIYAATGAICSALLQKYLDNYDLSVRVIYVLGTLGFSVGTAVMAMFPNVYVAMVTISTMGIVSMSISYCPYALLGQYHDIKQAQSHFPEGEAPAPCFPLGWEESHPVHPPQPRELQARVWHRLCHPVLPSVHLADPGGLCPWGRGRRRGDCPRHPHGGLCGLFPGLPDGHIPGDLSQRVRGGQGGAERPVFPVGRRRQGRWEQRKAHRAEAHAEGGPAGTGGDRVRGLSRTPVYTHSSGRVGGRAGGGARPWAGAETPRNPADAVADPAVRARAPPPP; this is translated from the exons ATGGCCCTCAACATCCACGCCTTCTCTGCCG GCCTCGGCGGAGCCATCGGCTACGTGCTGGGTGGGCTGGACTGGACCCAGACCTTCCTGGGCAGCTGGTTCCGGACCCAGAACCAGGTGCTCTTCTTCTTTGCCGCCATCATCTTCACGGTGTCCGTGGCCCTGCACCTGTTCAGCATCGACGAGGAGCAGTACAGCCCGCAGCAGGAGCGCAGCGCTGAGGAGCCCGGCGCCCTGGATGGGGGCGAGCCGCACGGCGTCCCTGCCTTCCCAGACGAGGTACAGTCGGAGCACGAGCTGGCCCTGGACTACCCGGACGTGGACATCATGCGCAGCAAAAGCGACTCGGCATTGCACGTGCCGGACACCGCGCTGGACCTGGAGCCCGAGCTGCTGTTCCTGCACGACATCGAGCCCTCCATCTTCCACGACGCCTCCTACCCCGCCACCCCCCGCAGCACCAGCCAGGAGCTCGCCAAGACCAAGCTGCCCCGCCTGGCCACCTTCCTCAAGGAAGCCGCCAAGGAGGACGAGACCTTGCTGGATAATCACTTGAATGAAGCTAAAGTCCCAAACGGAAGTGGCTCCCCCACAAAAGACGCCCTCGGCGGCTACACCAGGGTGGACACGAAGCCCTCGGCCACGTCGAGCTCCATGCGGCGGCGGCGGCACGCGTTCCGCAGGCAGGCCTCCAGCACCTTCTCCTACTACGGCAAGCTTGGGTCCCACTGCTACCGCTACCGGCGCGCCAACGCCGTGGTGCTGATCAAGCCGTCGCGCAGCATGAGCGACCTGTACGACATGCAGAAGCGGCAGCGGCAGCACCGGCACCGGAACCAGAGCGGGGCCACCACCTCCAGCGGGGACACCGAGAGTGAGGAGGGGGAGGGCGAGACCACGGTGCGCCTGCTGTGGCTCTCCATGCTGAAGATGCCCAGGGAGCTGATGCGGCTGTGCCTCTGCCACCTCCTCACCTGGTTCTCTGTCATCGCCGAGGCCGTGTTCTACACCGACTTCATGGGCCAGGTCATCTTCGAAGGCGACCCCAAG GCCCCCTCGAACTCGACCGCCTGGCAAGCCTACAACGCCGGGGTCAAGATGGGCTGCTGGGGCCTGGTCATTTATGCCGCCACTGGTGCTATTTGTTCAG CCCTGTTACAGAAGTACTTGGACAACTACGACCTGAGCGTCAGGGTGATCTACGTGCTGGGGACGCTGGGCTTCTCTGTCGGCACAGCCGTGATGGCCATGTTTCCCAACGTCTACGTCGCCATGGTCACCATCAGCACCATGGGCATCGTCTCCATGAGCATCTCCTACTGCCCGTACGCCCTGCTGGGCCAGTACCATGACATCAAGCAG GCCCAGTCACATTTCCCTGAGGGGGAAGCTCCAGCCCCGTGTTTTCCACTTGGATGGGAGGAAAGCCACCCAG TACATCCACCACAGCCCCGGGAACTCCAAGCGAGGGTTTGGCATAGATTGTGCCATCCTGTCCTGCCAAGTGTACATCTCGCAGATCCTGGTGGCCTCTGCCCTTGGGGGCGTGGTCGACGCCGTGGGGACTGTCCGCGTCATCCCCATGGTGGCCTCTGTGGGCTCTTTCCTGGGCTTCCTGACGGCCACATTCCTGGTGATCTATCCCAACGTGTcagaggaggccaaggaggagcaGAAAGGCCTGTCTTCCCCGTTGGCCGGCGAAGGCAGGGCCGGTGGGAACAGCGAAAAGCCCACCGTGCTGAAGCTCACGCGGAAGGAGGGCCTGCAGGGACCGGTGGAGACAGAGTCCGTGGTCTGAGCCGCACTCCCGTTTACACACATTCCAGTGGGCGGgtgggcgggcgggcgggcggcgggGCCAGGCCATGGGCGGGAGCAGAGACACCGCGGAACCCTGCAGATGCTGTGGCCGACCCGGCAGTGCGGGCCAGAGCCCCTCCGCCCCCATAG